CTTTAAATCCTGTGACAGGGACGATTACCACTGTAGATCTTGTGGGTTCAACTGGAAAAGCCACTAAAATCACTTATCAAACCCCTCGTTTTTATGGTCTTCAAGCTGGTGTGACGTTCACACCACAAAATAATCATTTGGGTGAAGCAAAAGCCAACACGAGCCGCGATTATGGTTCTGATGTTGTCCTTGGACCCGTTGACAGAAGAAATATTGCGGGTGCCATAAATTTCCAAAATGAATTTGAGAATGGTCTTCAGCTCAATGCCTCTCTCACCGGAATTTTTGCAAAAACACAACCGGAGTTTACAGGGGCCCAATGGTTCCTTACGGATGTTAATGGCGTTATCGTTTCCCAAGGTAGTGGAAACCAGAAAAATACAGCCTCATATGCCATTGGTGGAGGTCTTAGCTATAAAGACTTTGAATTTGGTATAGAGTTTGGCGATAATGGCAAGTCTCACGAAATTAAAGATTTGGCTGCAAAAACCAAAGGTGTTCACAAAAATGCAGGTTGGTTTATTAACACAGGGGTTGCATACACGTATGGTCCCACAAAAGTCAGCTTTGGTTATATGTACGCGAAAAGGAACGGCCTGGGTTTGAATGGTACTGTTCAAAACAATAATGTAAACTACTTTAAAGCTAAAAATCGTACTAATATTTTCACCTTTTCCGTGGATCAAAAACTTTCTGCCGGAGCAGGCATTTATTTTGAATATGCCCATTATGACATGAAAAATGAGGGCTTTAACGTGGATGCAATGTTAATCAATAGCCTCAACTCTGTTCTTAGCAATGGAAATCTTTTCACCGCAAGTGGAGGCGGTCTTGCAGGTCCTGTGGGTCCAAAACAAAAAATGGACGCCTTTACATTGGGTACAAAGGTTAAGTTTTAATCTTTCAAAGGATGAGGATAAGTTAAGGGAGGGGAAAACCCCTCCCTTTTTTATCCGCGCGAAAAAACCACGGGGCTAGCCCCGTGGATGTAGCGCTCCCCCAAGCCTTCTTGCTATGATGCGAAGTATGCAGATAAGGAAGTAAGGACACTGCGCCTACCAATGTGAGTATCACCTGGTGATTGTGAGCAAATATCGACGGAAGATATTGAATGAAGGTAGTTTTGCGTATTTCACAGAAGTGATGAATCAGATAAGGGAGAAGATGCCTGAAGTCATCATCCTAACGATGAATTATGATAAGGATCATATTCACTTACACCTATCTATTCCCCCTAAGATAAGAGTTAGCGATGCAGTTCGAACCATAAAGTCCATGAGCGGCAGATTGTTGAAGAAAAAATTCGAGTATATGAGAAAAGCTTATTGGGGCGTGGATGGTATTTGGTCAGATGGTTATTTTGTATCCACAGTTGGGGTAAATGAGTACGCGATCAAGCGCTATATAGAGCATCAAGGGCAAGAAGACTTGGGGCAAGCGCAGCTTGTACTCGGCCTATAGGCCGACCGGGATACCACGGGGCTTGCCCCGTGGAGTGTTCACCAAGACACTCAAGAAATACCAGACTGAGATTGTGGGATATTTTAAAAACCGCTACAGCAGTGGTTTTGTAGAGGGCATTAATAGTTTTAAAGCCTTGTGAGGTCTGATTACATCCTCAAAGATGGTACAGCGTGGAATGTTTGCTTTATGCAAGGAAAGCCTTGTTTTTACGACATTTTATCAATCGATTCTTACCAAGACGGCCAGCCTTGGGAAGGACTCACTCAATTTCTACAAGAGTTCCTTTATCCGCTGATGATTCAGTCTTATCATGGTATTGATTTTCAACCTTTATGGAGAGCAACACAACATGGAATTCCCGTTTCACTCCTCTATAAAACACTATCGAAACGTGATTTGTTCAAAAGGGGTGTATTTAAGTACGTATTTTTACATGAAAAGCTTTATTCTCATAAAGCAGTTGCAGAAGCCAAAATAAAAAAAGAGTTTTCATCAACAACTTTTCCAAAAGCTGCTCTTTTAAATATGATCAGTAACCTTCGCCAATGTATTGTCTCCTTAACTATTACAAAGGATTCTTCGGTGTGGAAGAAATACGATGATCAAAACACATATGAATCTGAGGACGTCAAAAAAAAGGAGCGTTTTATAGATGAAGTTTTGAGTGAAATCAAACCAAATTCGTTATTAGACCTAGGCTGCAATACAGGGCGCTATTCATTTATAGCGACTAAAAAGATAGATAGAGTTGTTGCGTGTGATCTTGATCCCACTTGTGTTGATTATATTTATCATAAAGATAACCCAAA
This DNA window, taken from Candidatus Bealeia paramacronuclearis, encodes the following:
- a CDS encoding porin; the protein is MKKNILFTTILLLSSSVIFDVTASAPMATSQAPVITVSGQASFNARWFHNKNQKVRNDSNLGQNFAANATTNQVINEQNFQVFTPLPLNLSTVEGYGRGYMFTMDDTSLKFALDGTTDYDMDYGAVIIVNGDTEQVSGELTTYDKTIKESYVWAGGTYGRIITGDTDGVESMMAFGGADPLGGTGGFDGTFDRALNPVTGTITTVDLVGSTGKATKITYQTPRFYGLQAGVTFTPQNNHLGEAKANTSRDYGSDVVLGPVDRRNIAGAINFQNEFENGLQLNASLTGIFAKTQPEFTGAQWFLTDVNGVIVSQGSGNQKNTASYAIGGGLSYKDFEFGIEFGDNGKSHEIKDLAAKTKGVHKNAGWFINTGVAYTYGPTKVSFGYMYAKRNGLGLNGTVQNNNVNYFKAKNRTNIFTFSVDQKLSAGAGIYFEYAHYDMKNEGFNVDAMLINSLNSVLSNGNLFTASGGGLAGPVGPKQKMDAFTLGTKVKF
- a CDS encoding transposase — translated: MFTKTLKKYQTEIVGYFKNRYSSGFVEGINSFKAL